One window from the genome of Streptomyces sp. WZ-12 encodes:
- a CDS encoding chorismate mutase — MTAVRAVRGATTVAEDTPECIAAATRRLAEELLGRNGLVRGDVISLMFTCSPDLTSDTPALALREADWDVPVLCAVDTPWVGAPTRTIRVMAHVGAAGPLTPVYLGDSAATRPR, encoded by the coding sequence GTGACCGCCGTCAGAGCGGTGCGGGGCGCCACGACCGTGGCCGAGGACACCCCGGAGTGCATCGCCGCCGCCACGCGTCGGCTCGCCGAGGAACTGCTCGGCCGCAACGGCCTGGTGCGAGGCGATGTCATCAGCCTCATGTTCACCTGCAGTCCCGATCTGACCAGCGACACTCCGGCCCTCGCGCTGCGCGAGGCAGACTGGGACGTGCCTGTCCTGTGCGCCGTCGACACTCCGTGGGTCGGGGCGCCGACGCGAACGATCCGCGTCATGGCCCATGTTGGGGCCGCCGGACCGCTCACCCCGGTGTATCTGGGCGATTCCGCCGCCACGCGCCCGCGCTGA
- a CDS encoding flavin reductase family protein — MTERLGATLPAPVSTPDDLRSVMRMFPTGVTVLSSGQDEEASAITVNSFTSVSLDPPRVLVSVMKSSRTHPVIDATGGFHVHLLSDRQEDVARLFASRNKPSGRELQNYLAAGKGESLFMPGALATLDCRVEGRFPGGDHTLFLGRVESVQPGADAEGALLFHRGRLTSAPTFAE, encoded by the coding sequence GTGACTGAACGCCTGGGCGCCACCCTGCCCGCACCCGTGTCCACGCCGGACGATCTCCGGTCCGTGATGCGCATGTTCCCGACCGGCGTCACCGTGCTGTCGTCGGGACAGGATGAAGAAGCCTCAGCGATCACCGTGAACTCGTTCACGTCCGTGTCCCTGGACCCGCCGCGGGTCCTGGTGTCGGTGATGAAGTCGTCCCGCACTCATCCGGTGATCGATGCGACCGGCGGCTTTCATGTGCACCTGCTCTCCGACCGGCAGGAGGACGTGGCCCGACTCTTCGCCTCGCGCAACAAGCCGTCCGGCCGTGAACTCCAGAACTACCTGGCCGCCGGGAAGGGCGAAAGCCTCTTCATGCCCGGCGCATTGGCCACGCTCGACTGTCGGGTCGAGGGGCGGTTTCCCGGCGGGGACCACACGCTTTTCCTGGGCCGCGTGGAGAGCGTCCAGCCCGGCGCCGATGCCGAAGGGGCGCTGCTCTTCCACCGGGGGCGGCTCACCTCGGCGCCGACGTTCGCCGAGTGA
- a CDS encoding zinc-binding dehydrogenase: MRALVVDHSAPGRLAQAPVPDPAPGPDEVLVRVAAISLNYGELPKSDDDDSTGTVPGWDAAGVVERPAASGRGPKTGDRVVTWGWNAGWAELRAVPVDELAVLPDAVDLQRAAALPVAGLTALRALRRAGVRPGHRVAITGASGGVGRFAVQLARLAGAEVYALVGDPARGEGLADLGAHHLITDSHDIGAPIDILLDNVGGPLLADLLDHMAKDGVAISIGATSGEPTAIRPYQLLANRITLTGFQDSGNSAADLAYLVGLLADGRLQSPVDWTGDWSSVADAATALLSRRIRGKAVLTLS; the protein is encoded by the coding sequence ATGCGTGCTCTCGTCGTTGACCATTCCGCACCCGGACGACTGGCACAGGCCCCCGTCCCCGACCCGGCGCCAGGCCCCGACGAGGTGCTCGTCAGGGTCGCCGCGATCTCCCTGAACTACGGCGAGTTGCCGAAGTCCGATGACGACGACTCCACGGGTACGGTCCCGGGCTGGGACGCCGCCGGTGTGGTCGAGCGGCCGGCCGCCTCCGGGCGCGGCCCCAAGACGGGCGACCGGGTAGTCACCTGGGGCTGGAACGCCGGCTGGGCCGAACTGCGCGCCGTCCCCGTGGACGAACTCGCCGTCCTGCCCGATGCCGTGGACCTTCAGCGGGCCGCGGCCCTTCCCGTCGCGGGCCTCACCGCCCTGCGCGCGCTGCGCCGGGCCGGCGTCCGGCCCGGCCACCGCGTCGCCATCACGGGCGCATCGGGCGGCGTGGGCCGCTTCGCCGTACAACTCGCCCGGCTCGCCGGCGCCGAGGTGTACGCCCTCGTCGGCGATCCCGCCCGTGGCGAGGGACTGGCCGACCTCGGCGCGCACCACCTCATCACCGACTCCCACGACATCGGCGCACCGATCGACATCCTCCTGGACAACGTCGGCGGCCCCCTGCTCGCAGACCTCCTCGACCACATGGCCAAGGACGGCGTCGCGATCTCCATCGGCGCCACCTCGGGCGAGCCGACCGCCATCCGCCCCTACCAGTTGCTCGCCAACCGGATCACCCTCACCGGCTTCCAGGACAGCGGCAACTCCGCCGCAGACCTGGCCTACTTGGTCGGACTCCTCGCCGACGGGCGCCTCCAATCCCCCGTCGACTGGACCGGCGACTGGTCCTCCGTCGCCGACGCGGCCACCGCCCTCCTCTCCCGCCGCATCCGAGGCAAGGCCGTACTCACCCTCTCCTGA
- a CDS encoding type VII secretion target — MPSEEFAWQGGNPVSDVWVNTAKVRGTGEDMKALSSDTQRRMQHALDSTDDVYRDHMFWECGDTLLVCRDTWRDHMVELAKKMGDLGQRLQDSADSYDAADQDAVARLRSAMTDLGRH; from the coding sequence GTGCCGTCCGAGGAGTTCGCATGGCAAGGGGGAAATCCGGTGAGTGACGTGTGGGTGAACACGGCGAAAGTGCGGGGCACCGGCGAGGACATGAAGGCGTTGTCGAGCGATACCCAGCGGCGGATGCAGCATGCGCTCGACAGCACGGACGACGTCTACCGCGACCACATGTTCTGGGAGTGTGGAGACACCCTGTTGGTATGCCGGGACACCTGGCGAGACCACATGGTTGAACTCGCCAAGAAAATGGGGGATTTGGGGCAGCGGTTGCAGGATTCCGCGGACAGTTACGACGCCGCCGACCAGGACGCGGTCGCACGGCTGAGGTCCGCCATGACGGACCTGGGCAGGCACTGA
- a CDS encoding amidase domain-containing protein yields MVTYAELISAHPQKWKDAADDWAALAKYALNAAHDVREQGAKPLADNWADEVGAAAAGDFVKLANQLESAYDLLLSVKMVMEGMHTSLELAMSTAHQLTDLARAHDLPLNDDGMPLECPGPNAGADKQQAYTEIVALREQALRQATEADQQTKAELSRLTAAVKIDDPDKALKEQNVASHVEMDMLAADIPPKNTDPAAVRAWWNGLSEKQQYDLTRAEPVRLAQLDGIPEDVKREMRGTDRKFDRIKMVEYALDNWNKDDPVQFDNNCTNFVSQALDHAGMQKKLDPWDGARGDDTWGHESGIGIDWWDTSMYYSKSWAGAENQQNFMLKHGGEEVSPSQARPGDIIYYEQQGPNEHIEHGNTHHAAVVTAVMPDGEIKYTQHQDSYQNVSLEGRLPTTEKAEGQQNIRIVRPHPDWY; encoded by the coding sequence ATGGTCACGTACGCGGAACTGATCAGCGCCCATCCCCAGAAGTGGAAGGACGCCGCGGACGACTGGGCGGCACTGGCCAAGTACGCCTTGAACGCCGCGCACGACGTGCGCGAGCAGGGCGCCAAGCCGCTCGCCGACAACTGGGCCGACGAAGTCGGCGCGGCGGCGGCCGGCGACTTCGTGAAGCTGGCCAACCAACTGGAGTCGGCCTACGACCTGCTGCTCAGCGTCAAAATGGTCATGGAGGGCATGCACACCAGTCTGGAACTGGCCATGAGCACTGCCCACCAACTCACCGACCTCGCACGCGCCCACGACCTCCCGCTCAATGACGACGGAATGCCCCTGGAGTGCCCGGGCCCGAATGCCGGGGCGGACAAGCAGCAGGCGTACACCGAAATCGTCGCCCTGCGCGAACAGGCGCTGCGGCAGGCGACCGAGGCCGACCAGCAGACGAAGGCCGAGTTGTCCCGTCTGACGGCCGCGGTCAAGATCGATGATCCGGACAAGGCGCTCAAGGAGCAGAACGTCGCGTCGCACGTCGAGATGGATATGCTCGCCGCCGACATCCCCCCGAAGAACACCGACCCGGCAGCCGTCCGCGCCTGGTGGAACGGGCTCAGTGAGAAGCAGCAGTACGACCTGACGCGGGCCGAGCCGGTCAGACTCGCGCAACTCGACGGAATTCCCGAGGACGTCAAACGTGAAATGCGGGGCACGGACAGGAAGTTCGACCGGATCAAGATGGTGGAGTACGCACTGGACAACTGGAACAAGGACGACCCGGTCCAGTTCGACAACAACTGCACCAACTTCGTCTCCCAGGCGCTCGACCACGCCGGCATGCAGAAGAAACTCGATCCGTGGGACGGCGCACGCGGTGACGACACCTGGGGTCACGAGAGCGGCATCGGCATCGACTGGTGGGACACCAGCATGTACTACTCCAAGTCCTGGGCCGGTGCCGAGAACCAGCAGAACTTCATGCTCAAGCACGGCGGAGAGGAGGTATCGCCGTCCCAAGCCCGGCCCGGCGACATCATCTACTACGAACAGCAGGGCCCCAACGAACACATCGAGCACGGCAATACCCACCACGCCGCCGTGGTGACGGCTGTCATGCCGGACGGTGAAATCAAGTACACCCAGCACCAGGACTCGTACCAGAACGTGAGCCTGGAAGGCCGGCTGCCGACCACGGAAAAGGCCGAGGGGCAGCAGAACATCCGCATTGTCCGCCCGCACCCGGATTGGTACTGA
- a CDS encoding type VII secretion target yields the protein MSVGHFQAHPDGLRELAADFQSAAEELAGRIEGFVGDFFEVGEAFGLIAACKGITDQYWEMVNHTGEGLAELAQVLRCNSSGLNQSAANYDGVDTRTSATLGA from the coding sequence ATGTCGGTAGGGCATTTTCAGGCGCATCCGGACGGGTTACGGGAGCTGGCAGCGGATTTTCAATCCGCTGCCGAGGAACTGGCCGGGCGCATCGAGGGCTTCGTGGGAGATTTCTTCGAGGTCGGGGAGGCGTTTGGGCTGATAGCCGCGTGCAAGGGGATCACCGACCAGTACTGGGAAATGGTGAACCACACCGGCGAGGGCCTCGCCGAACTCGCCCAGGTGCTCCGCTGCAACAGCTCGGGCCTCAACCAGTCTGCCGCCAATTACGACGGCGTTGACACGCGCACCAGCGCGACGTTGGGGGCCTGA
- a CDS encoding WXG100 family type VII secretion target, with the protein MGLNSYVVDKVVPVLELLNIPWPGGAPKSLRDIAHRWGSFGQDLQETAEHLNKRVEAVVGVTWHGDAADAFKKRWKQQYGAFQDTAKNFAAIQKQLDAYADEAEQIVKEIVEIALEIAETELAGALLTVVTAGISDAVAAAASGARAMRILGWVEKFTSLAERAEEAVLELVKGSRTLVRMVKALSKLIQDGLRNSAMNLAGTAGTKWATGQDFTGQDVRNAVVSGSVAAAPGAVGKGLGSLGKHGAPNAFDKMLTGDGLTGKAETAQKIASGAAGSAAGTWAAEHDDPKATVGDDMLTNAITGGGGAYLGRFPKGRVPEEAQSAFSNVHEVGMNGIVYAGGGAVEYTAQQHERPEAGDDVTDQDGAVQLPREELDGHPFG; encoded by the coding sequence ATGGGCCTCAACAGTTACGTCGTCGACAAGGTCGTACCAGTCCTGGAATTGCTCAACATCCCGTGGCCCGGCGGTGCCCCCAAGTCCCTGCGGGATATCGCACATCGTTGGGGGAGCTTCGGCCAGGACCTTCAGGAGACCGCAGAACACCTGAACAAACGGGTCGAGGCCGTGGTGGGCGTCACCTGGCACGGCGATGCGGCCGATGCGTTCAAGAAGCGCTGGAAGCAGCAGTACGGCGCCTTCCAGGACACCGCGAAGAACTTCGCCGCCATACAGAAACAGCTCGATGCCTATGCCGACGAGGCCGAGCAGATCGTCAAGGAGATCGTCGAGATCGCCTTGGAGATCGCCGAGACAGAACTCGCCGGCGCACTGCTGACGGTGGTCACCGCGGGCATCTCGGACGCGGTGGCAGCGGCTGCCTCCGGGGCACGGGCCATGAGAATCCTCGGCTGGGTGGAGAAGTTCACGAGCCTCGCGGAGCGGGCCGAAGAGGCCGTCCTTGAGCTCGTCAAGGGCTCCAGGACCCTGGTGCGCATGGTCAAGGCGCTATCCAAACTGATCCAGGACGGACTGAGGAACTCCGCGATGAACCTCGCGGGTACCGCAGGCACCAAATGGGCCACCGGACAGGACTTCACTGGACAGGACGTGCGCAACGCAGTGGTCTCCGGCAGCGTGGCGGCGGCCCCCGGAGCGGTGGGCAAGGGCCTAGGCTCCCTGGGCAAGCACGGCGCGCCCAACGCCTTCGACAAGATGCTGACCGGCGACGGTCTGACCGGCAAGGCCGAAACAGCGCAGAAAATCGCCTCCGGAGCGGCGGGCAGCGCGGCCGGTACGTGGGCGGCGGAGCATGACGATCCCAAGGCCACCGTGGGCGACGACATGCTCACCAACGCGATCACCGGCGGCGGGGGCGCGTACTTGGGGCGGTTCCCGAAGGGACGCGTACCTGAGGAGGCGCAGTCGGCCTTTTCCAACGTTCATGAGGTCGGTATGAACGGAATCGTCTACGCCGGTGGTGGTGCTGTCGAGTACACGGCCCAACAACACGAGAGGCCAGAGGCGGGGGACGACGTCACGGACCAGGACGGAGCGGTGCAGCTTCCACGTGAAGAGCTCGATGGACACCCGTTTGGATAG
- a CDS encoding thiamine pyrophosphate-binding protein, whose protein sequence is MAQDRQMTQGAKQDRNQGGEPGGGRGGVSGGHLVAKALKAEGVEVVYTLCGGHIIDIYDGCVDEGIEVVDVRHEQVAAHAADGYARLTGRPGCAVVTAGPGTTDAVTGVANAFRAESPMLLIGGQGARTQHKMGSLQDLPHVEMMTPITKFAATVPDTARAADMVSMAFRECFHGAPGPSFLEIPRDVLDAEVPAEAARVPRAGHYRASTRSLGDPEDVQRLADLLVRAEKPAILLGSQVWTTRGTDAAVELVRALDVPAYMNGAGRGTLPPGDPHHFQLSRRYAFANADVIVIVGTPFDFRMGYGKRLSPDATVVQIDLDYRTVGRNRDVDLGIVGDAGLVLKAVTEAASGRINGGAAKRKEWLDELRAAEQAALAKRLPQLRSDACPIHPYRLVSEINDFLTEDSIYIGDGGDVVTFSGQVVQPKSPGHWMDPGPLGTLGVGIPFVLAAKQARPEKEVVTLFGDGAFSLTGWDFETLVRYDLPFVGVIGNNSSMNQIRYGQRAKYGAERERVGNTLGDVRYDEFARMLGGYGEEVRDPADIAPALRRARESGKPSLINVWIDPDAYAPGTMNQTMYK, encoded by the coding sequence ATGGCTCAGGACAGGCAGATGACTCAGGGTGCGAAGCAGGACCGGAACCAGGGCGGCGAGCCGGGGGGCGGCCGTGGCGGGGTTTCCGGCGGGCACCTGGTGGCCAAGGCGCTCAAGGCGGAGGGGGTGGAGGTGGTCTACACGCTCTGCGGGGGGCACATCATCGACATCTACGACGGGTGCGTTGATGAGGGCATCGAGGTGGTGGATGTCCGGCATGAGCAGGTGGCGGCGCATGCGGCGGACGGGTACGCGCGGCTCACGGGGCGGCCGGGGTGCGCGGTGGTCACCGCGGGGCCGGGGACCACCGATGCGGTGACCGGGGTCGCCAACGCCTTTCGGGCCGAGTCGCCGATGCTGCTGATCGGCGGCCAAGGGGCGCGTACGCAGCACAAGATGGGGTCGCTGCAGGACCTGCCGCACGTCGAGATGATGACGCCGATCACCAAGTTCGCGGCCACCGTGCCGGACACCGCGCGGGCCGCGGACATGGTCTCGATGGCGTTCCGGGAGTGCTTCCACGGTGCGCCCGGGCCGTCGTTCCTGGAGATCCCGCGCGATGTGCTGGACGCCGAGGTGCCGGCCGAGGCGGCACGGGTGCCGCGGGCCGGGCACTACCGGGCCTCGACCCGTTCGCTCGGCGACCCCGAGGACGTGCAGCGGCTGGCCGATCTGCTGGTGCGCGCGGAGAAGCCGGCGATCCTGCTGGGTAGCCAGGTGTGGACGACGCGCGGGACCGATGCCGCGGTGGAGCTCGTCCGGGCGCTGGACGTCCCGGCGTACATGAACGGGGCCGGGCGGGGGACTCTGCCGCCCGGCGATCCGCACCACTTCCAGCTGTCGCGGCGGTACGCGTTCGCCAACGCGGACGTCATCGTGATCGTCGGGACGCCGTTCGACTTCCGGATGGGGTACGGCAAGCGGTTGTCGCCGGACGCCACGGTGGTGCAGATCGATCTGGACTACCGGACGGTGGGGCGGAACCGGGACGTCGATCTGGGGATCGTGGGAGACGCGGGCCTGGTGCTGAAGGCGGTCACCGAGGCGGCGTCCGGGCGGATCAACGGGGGTGCCGCCAAGCGCAAGGAGTGGTTGGACGAGCTGCGCGCGGCCGAACAGGCCGCGCTGGCCAAGCGGTTGCCGCAGTTGCGGTCGGATGCCTGCCCCATCCACCCCTACCGGTTGGTGAGCGAGATCAACGACTTCCTGACGGAGGATTCGATCTACATCGGGGACGGCGGGGACGTCGTCACCTTCTCCGGGCAGGTCGTGCAGCCCAAGTCGCCGGGGCACTGGATGGATCCGGGGCCGCTCGGGACGCTCGGCGTCGGCATCCCCTTCGTACTGGCCGCCAAGCAGGCCCGGCCCGAGAAGGAGGTGGTCACGCTCTTCGGGGACGGCGCGTTCAGCCTGACGGGCTGGGACTTCGAGACGCTGGTCCGCTACGACCTGCCGTTCGTCGGCGTCATCGGCAACAACTCGTCGATGAACCAGATCCGTTACGGGCAGCGGGCGAAGTACGGCGCGGAGCGGGAGCGGGTCGGCAACACGCTCGGGGACGTCCGCTACGACGAGTTCGCGCGGATGTTGGGCGGCTACGGCGAGGAGGTCCGGGACCCGGCGGACATCGCGCCGGCGCTGCGGCGGGCCCGGGAGTCGGGCAAGCCCTCGCTGATCAATGTGTGGATCGATCCGGACGCGTACGCCCCCGGAACGATGAACCAGACGATGTACAAGTAG
- the frc gene encoding formyl-CoA transferase has protein sequence MSKALDGIRVLDMTHVQSGPSATQLLAWLGADVVKLEAVSGDITRRQLRDVPDADSLYFTMLNCNKRSITLNTKTERGKELLTELIRRSDVLVENFGPGAVDRMGFPWERIQEINPRIVYASIKGFGEGPYTGYKAYEVVAQAMGGSMATTGFEEGPPLATGAQIGDSGTGVHCVAGILAALFQRTRTGRGQRVNVAMQHAVLNLCRVKLRDQQRLAHGPLAEYPNEDFGDEVPRSGNASGGGQPGWAVKCAPGGPNDYVYVIVQPVGWRPITELIGRPELSEDPDWATPEARLPRLSKMFQLIEEWSSTLPKWEVLAQLTAHDIPCGPILSTKEIIEDASLAENGMVVRVEHPQRGAFTTVGSPLKLSDSPVDVHRSPLLGEHNAEVYGGELDLDGPELAQLKAEGVI, from the coding sequence ATGTCCAAGGCACTCGACGGCATTCGCGTCCTCGATATGACACACGTTCAATCCGGCCCCTCCGCAACGCAGTTGCTGGCGTGGCTCGGGGCCGATGTGGTCAAGCTGGAGGCGGTGAGCGGGGACATCACGCGGCGTCAGTTGCGGGACGTCCCGGACGCCGACTCGCTCTACTTCACGATGCTCAACTGCAACAAGCGCAGCATCACCCTGAACACCAAGACGGAGCGCGGCAAGGAACTGCTGACCGAGCTGATCCGGCGCAGCGATGTGCTGGTGGAGAACTTCGGTCCGGGTGCCGTCGATCGGATGGGGTTCCCCTGGGAGCGCATCCAGGAGATCAACCCGCGGATCGTCTACGCCAGCATCAAGGGGTTCGGCGAGGGCCCGTACACCGGTTACAAGGCGTACGAAGTGGTGGCCCAGGCAATGGGCGGGTCGATGGCGACGACCGGTTTCGAGGAGGGGCCGCCGCTGGCGACCGGGGCGCAGATCGGCGACTCCGGCACCGGGGTGCACTGCGTCGCGGGCATCCTGGCCGCGCTCTTCCAGCGCACCCGCACCGGCCGCGGCCAGCGGGTCAACGTCGCCATGCAGCACGCGGTGCTCAACCTGTGCCGGGTCAAGCTGCGGGACCAACAGCGCCTGGCACACGGCCCGTTGGCGGAGTACCCGAACGAGGACTTCGGCGACGAGGTGCCGCGCAGCGGCAACGCCAGCGGCGGTGGGCAGCCGGGGTGGGCGGTGAAGTGCGCGCCGGGCGGGCCCAACGACTACGTCTATGTGATCGTGCAGCCGGTCGGTTGGCGGCCGATCACCGAGCTGATCGGGCGGCCTGAGCTGTCCGAGGACCCGGACTGGGCGACGCCGGAGGCCCGGCTGCCCAGGCTGTCGAAGATGTTCCAGCTGATCGAGGAGTGGAGCAGCACGCTCCCCAAGTGGGAGGTGTTGGCGCAGCTCACCGCCCATGACATCCCCTGCGGGCCGATCCTGTCGACCAAGGAGATCATCGAGGACGCCTCGCTGGCCGAGAACGGCATGGTGGTGCGGGTCGAGCACCCGCAGCGCGGCGCCTTCACCACCGTCGGCTCCCCGCTGAAGCTGTCCGACTCCCCCGTCGACGTGCACCGCTCGCCGCTGCTGGGCGAGCACAACGCCGAGGTGTACGGCGGGGAACTGGACCTGGACGGACCGGAATTGGCGCAGTTGAAGGCGGAGGGAGTGATTTGA
- a CDS encoding acetate--CoA ligase family protein — MTEGQKRVVGGVLGAARGAGRTVLTAPEARVIADAYGIPVPAEGVAEDAEEAVALAARIGFPVALKIVSPDIPHKTEAGGVRTGLDSAAEVRGAFTAVVANARAYAPGARIDGVLVQQMVPAGQEVIVGAVSDPTFGKVVAFGLGGVLVEVLKDVTFRLAPATAEDAASMLDGIRAAEVLRGVRGGPAADRAALVDLIVRTSQLAADFPQIAEVDLNPVFASADGVCAADVRILLSEGAPPARPRHGRAEILAAMRRLMRPRSVAVIGASNTPGKIGHSILRNLLDGGFSGEIHPVHPTADDILGRKAYRSVRDVPGEVDVAVFAIPAPLVPAALEEVGRKGVPNAVLIPSGFAESGELALQERIVAIGAEWGVRLLGPNIYGYYSTWQDLCATFCTPYDVKGGVALTSQSGGIGMAILGFARTTRTGVSAIVGLGNKADVDEDDLLTYFGEDPHTDCIAMHLEDLKDGRAFVEAARETVPKKPVVVLKAGRTGAGARAAGSHTGALAGDDAVYDDILRQAGVIRAPGLADLLEYARALPVLPVPKGDNVVVITGAGGSGVLLSDALVDNGLRLMDIPADLDAAFRRLIPPFGSAGNPVDITGGEPPATYEAALRLGLSDPRIHALVLGYWHTLVTPPAVFAELTARVVGEFRARGIEKPVVASLAGDTEVEAAAARLFDNGVVAYPYTTEKPVAALGAKYRWARAAGLLGP, encoded by the coding sequence ATGACCGAGGGTCAGAAGCGCGTTGTCGGTGGGGTGTTGGGTGCCGCGCGGGGTGCGGGGCGGACGGTGCTCACCGCTCCCGAGGCGAGGGTGATCGCCGACGCGTACGGGATTCCGGTGCCGGCCGAGGGGGTGGCGGAGGACGCCGAGGAGGCGGTGGCGCTCGCCGCCCGGATCGGGTTCCCGGTGGCGCTCAAGATCGTTTCACCGGACATTCCGCACAAGACCGAGGCGGGCGGGGTGCGGACCGGCCTCGACTCGGCGGCCGAGGTGCGCGGCGCGTTCACCGCGGTCGTGGCCAACGCCCGGGCCTACGCGCCGGGCGCGCGGATCGACGGTGTGTTGGTGCAGCAGATGGTGCCGGCGGGGCAGGAGGTGATCGTCGGGGCGGTCAGCGACCCGACGTTCGGGAAGGTCGTGGCGTTCGGGCTGGGCGGCGTGCTGGTCGAGGTGCTCAAGGACGTCACCTTCCGGCTGGCGCCGGCGACGGCCGAGGACGCCGCGTCGATGCTGGACGGCATCCGGGCGGCCGAGGTGCTGCGCGGGGTGCGCGGCGGGCCCGCGGCGGACCGCGCGGCGCTGGTCGACCTGATCGTCCGCACCTCTCAACTCGCCGCGGATTTCCCTCAGATCGCGGAGGTCGACCTCAATCCGGTGTTCGCGTCGGCGGACGGGGTGTGCGCCGCCGACGTCCGGATCCTGCTGAGCGAGGGGGCGCCGCCGGCCCGTCCGCGGCACGGCCGGGCGGAGATCCTGGCCGCGATGCGGCGGCTGATGCGGCCCCGTTCGGTGGCGGTCATCGGGGCCTCCAACACCCCGGGGAAGATCGGCCACTCGATACTGCGCAATCTGCTCGACGGCGGGTTCTCCGGCGAGATCCATCCGGTGCACCCCACGGCGGACGACATCCTGGGCCGCAAGGCGTACCGGTCGGTGCGGGACGTGCCCGGCGAGGTGGACGTTGCGGTGTTCGCCATCCCCGCGCCGCTGGTGCCGGCCGCGTTGGAGGAGGTCGGCCGCAAGGGCGTCCCGAACGCCGTGCTGATCCCGTCCGGCTTCGCGGAGAGCGGCGAACTCGCCCTCCAGGAAAGGATCGTGGCGATCGGCGCGGAGTGGGGCGTCCGCCTGCTCGGGCCGAACATCTACGGCTACTACTCCACCTGGCAGGACCTGTGCGCCACCTTCTGCACCCCGTACGACGTCAAGGGCGGGGTGGCGCTCACCTCGCAGTCCGGCGGCATCGGGATGGCGATCCTGGGCTTCGCCCGGACGACCCGGACCGGCGTCTCGGCGATCGTCGGGCTCGGCAACAAGGCGGACGTGGACGAGGACGACCTGCTCACCTATTTCGGCGAGGATCCGCACACCGACTGCATCGCGATGCACCTCGAAGACCTCAAGGACGGCCGGGCGTTCGTCGAGGCGGCCCGGGAGACCGTGCCGAAGAAGCCGGTGGTGGTGTTGAAGGCGGGCCGGACCGGGGCCGGGGCGCGGGCCGCCGGCTCCCACACCGGCGCGCTGGCCGGCGATGACGCGGTCTACGACGACATCCTGCGGCAGGCCGGGGTGATCCGGGCGCCGGGCCTCGCCGACCTGTTGGAGTACGCCCGGGCGCTGCCCGTGCTGCCCGTCCCGAAGGGCGACAACGTGGTGGTGATCACCGGTGCCGGCGGCTCCGGGGTGCTGCTGTCGGACGCGCTGGTGGACAACGGCCTGCGGTTGATGGACATCCCGGCCGATCTCGACGCGGCGTTCCGCCGGCTGATCCCGCCGTTCGGCTCGGCCGGCAATCCCGTCGACATCACCGGTGGCGAGCCCCCGGCCACCTACGAGGCGGCCCTGCGGTTGGGGCTGTCCGATCCCCGGATCCACGCGCTGGTGTTGGGTTACTGGCACACCCTCGTCACCCCGCCCGCGGTCTTCGCGGAGTTGACGGCGCGGGTCGTCGGGGAGTTCCGGGCGCGCGGCATCGAGAAGCCGGTGGTGGCGTCGCTGGCCGGGGACACCGAGGTCGAGGCGGCGGCCGCCCGGCTCTTCGACAACGGGGTGGTCGCCTACCCGTACACCACCGAGAAGCCGGTGGCGGCACTCGGCGCCAAGTACCGCTGGGCGCGGGCCGCGGGGCTGCTCGGTCCCTGA